The sequence GTTCCACGTACAGTTGAATCTTTTTGACCGATTGCTACATAAATACAAATCATATCCTGATCTGCCTGGTTTAAGATAGCATCGATTGCTACAGTTGTTTTACCAGTTTGACGATCCCCGATGATTAACTCACGTTGACCACGACCGATTGGCACTAATGCGTCAATCGCTTTGATACCTGTCTGTAATGGCTCATCAACTGATTTACGATCCATTACACCAGGTGCTGGAGATTCGATTGGACGAGTCTTAGATGTCTCCACTGGACCTTTACCATCAACAGGTTGTCCTAATGGGTTAACAACACGACCAATAAGTTCCTCCCCTACTGGCACTTCCATAATACGGCCGGTACGACGAACTTCATCGCCTTCACGAATACCTGTATATGGCCCAAGAATGACAATACCTACGTTTGATTCTTCTAAGTTCTGTGCCATACCCATGACACCATTTGAAAATTCAACAAGCTCTCCAGACATTACGTTATCTAAACCGTGTGCACGTGCGATACCATCACCGATTTCGATAACTGTACCAACATCTGCTACTTCGATGTCTGAATCATAGCTTTCGATTTGCTGTTTAATCAGTGCACTGATTTCTTCAGCTTTAATGCTCATGCCATTTCACCCCTATCGTTCTTAATTTGCAGTTGCGATTTGTCGTTCTAATCGATCGAGCTTTCCTTTGATGGAACCATCATACACTGTATTGCCAATTCTGATTTTCACTCCACCTAAAAGCTTCGGATCAATTTGATTATTTATCTTCAATTCTTTAATGTTCAATCTCTTAACGAATACTTGTTGAATCTCTTGCTGCTCTGCATCAGACAATGCACGAACAGAATAGACTGTCGCTTCTTTAACACCTCTTGCCTCTTGTGCAAGGGTAATGAAAGTTGTTGCAACATCTTCTATAATTGCTTCATTGTGGCGGTCCACCAATAACGAAAGTGTATGTAACACATCCTTCGAGAATCCCTGGAACGCTTCGTTTAACAGTTGTTTCTTCTTATCTGCTTCTACTTTCGGATGGTGCAAGAACTTAAGAAATGCTTGATTATTTTGAAAAACTTCTTTCACTGTTGCTAGTTCTGCTTCAAGAAAATCAATCGTTTCTTTTTCTGTTGCAATTTGAAAAAGAGCTTCTGCATAACGCTTGGCTACATTCGTTTTACTCATTGCTCTTCTCCTATCTTTTTAATGTAGTCACTGATCAACTGTTCCTGATCTTTTGCATCGATTTCTTTTTCAATCACTTTAGTAGCAATCTGTACTGACAATGTTGCCACTTGTGCCTGAAGTGCTTCGACTGCTTTTTCTTTCTCACGTGCGATATCTTCTTCAGCAGATTTCTTGATACGAGTTGCTGCTTGGTTTGCCGCTTCGATAATCGAACGTTCTTGTTCCTGACCAGCTTTCTTTGCATCTTCAATAATTTGTTGCGCTTCCTGACGTGTTGCTTTCAATTGCTCATTCGCTTCACGTGATGCTTTTTCAGCATCGACACGGTTCTTTTCAGCTGTTTCGATCTCATTTGCGATATGATTTTCACGCTTTTGCATGGTATTCATGATTGGTCCCCACGCGAATTTCTTCAATAAAGCAAGTAAAACCAAAAAGCTGACTAATGAGAAGAGAATATCTCCACCATGTAAACCGCCGATTGACGCCTGAATGATGAGTCCACTTGATAAAAGTTGCACAGTGTTCACTCCTTCCTCCGTATAATCATCTATATCCATCTATAAATTGCATTCTGTATTCAAATTCGTTGCACAACGGCACCACAATGCCAATTAGCAATGAATATTTTTTCATAAACGAATGGCGAAGGTTGTCATCGACGAACTCCGCCATTCTGTTTCATCTAAAACTATTAGCTACCCATTACGATAAACGCGATAACTACCGCAAAGATCGGAATCGCCTCTACCAATGCTACCCCGATAAACATTGTCGTTTGAAGTGCACCTCTTAATTCTGGCTGACGTGCAATCCCTTCTACTGTACGACTTACGATCATACCGTTACCTAAACCAGCACCTAGTGCCGCTAAACCAATTGCTATTGCTGCTGCTAATGGACCCATTATTGTTTCCTCCTTTAAAAAGTATAAATTATTAAAATTGTTTTATTTTAATGGTCTGAACTCACTTTATGAGACATATAAACCATCGTTAACATAGTAAAAATAAATGCTTGAATAGCGCCTATAAATAAACTGAACCCTTGCCATGCCACCATTGGAACGATGGATACGACAGTTGTTAAAGGGAAAGCTATCATCGCCATTTTGGTAATAAGTGATAATAAAATTTCACCAGCAAAGATATTACCGAAGAGACGCAAACCTAAAGTTAATGTATTTGTAAACTCTTCAATAATCTTAAATGGAAGTAAAAATGGTACAGGTCTAACATAATCTTTCGCGTATTCCTTGAACCCTTTTTCCTTTACCCCATAATAATGGGATAAGACAATGACAAGCGATGACAATGTTAATGTCAATACCGCATCAGAAGTCGGTGATTTCCACCAGAGGTCGTGCCCAAAAACCACCATAGTAATAACCCCTAATATATTACTGACAAATATAAAAACTAGTAAAGTTAATCCCAAGGGTAAGAACGTTTTACCTGTTTTCCAATCCATCGTGTCGCCAATAATACCTTTCACGAAATCAATAATCCATTCCATGAAATTCTGGAAACCAGTTGGCTTCATTTGTAATTTTCTCGCTCCAACCGTACAGATAATAAATACTATTGCTGAAGCAATAAATGTCATCAAAATAGTAGATAAATTAAAATCCAACCATGGAATTCCTAATACATCATGAACTATTGGTGCCTCATGATCCAATTCCTTCACCTCACTTCCTTTGCTAGTCTTGATTTCTAAATAGTGCAAAATCTATCATAATAACAACATAAGTTGTCATTAATCCCATAATAACCGATAAAGAATGGAAATGTTCGTCATAGTACAGAGCGATTAACACCGCTAATCCTGCAGTGGCAAAACGGGTAAAGGTTCCTATCCCGAAAGCACGACCACCCTCTACGACAACTTGTCCAAACCGGTCGATCTTTCGTTGCATTACCCATAAATTATAAAAACTTAGTGTAGTTCCCAGGAGGAGTCCGAGGAATATTCTCGTAAAAGGTGTTAGGCCTAATCCAAGAACAAATAATGCAAGAAGGTAGAACATCCATTTACGCTGACGGGTAATTATTTGCTTATATTGATTCATTATCATTCGTCTCCCGTTAACTCTCTAACATAATGGAACATTCCGTATAACCCGGCTCCTAAACCGATAAAGAGTCCGATTAATAAAAAAAGTGGTGATGTGGATAAATGTCTGTCAATAAATCTTCCAATAAATAACCCTACAAGTGGCGCTCCGACAAGTTGTGACAAAATTGCAGAATATACTGTCAAACCGTAATAGGTACTTTTCTTGGGCGGTGACATCTACTCACTCCTAATTTCGCACAATCTCTTTATATGTACAAAGGAAGAAAATCTAACCAAACAGATAGATTTTGTCACTATATTGAAACCCTTATCATCCACACTAAATTAGCATACAATAGGGGTAATCTAATGTCAATCTCTTTTGACCACAAAAACTAAAAATAAACGGACAAGTATCCACATCGGTAATCAAAACCCTTTAATAACAGCTTTCAAGTGAATAGTTTCACTTTTCGAAAGAATTGTGACAATTCATTCGAGTGTCGAAACAACCGCTTTTTTTGTAGAAAAACCGATCATTTAACCACTCCCATACCAAATTGTTTGGTATTGAAATGTCTTTTTTTCTTTCGTTTCAATGGTGATATTTGCAATATATTGACCTTTTATGTCTGAATTACGTTCGATATCCCCTTCAATTACGCCAGGCTGCAAATCTTCACGTTCAACAATGGTCGTCTCATAGGCGAAGGTTTGCGGATTATACAAATCAATTGTTAATTTCTCTGCTTCTTCTACTAAATAAAGCTGATAATGATAACCGTCTTCCAATGGGGTAACAGACAGCTCGAGCCCCATCGCTGTCGGAATCTCGTGATCATCTGACAGGAACATATACGGAATCGGCGTTTCATTAAGATACAGGTAGCCTTGCTTAATCGTTTCTTCCAATAAACTAGGCCGGATCGTTGCCTTCACCACTATTTCTTTTTTCTCATGTGGTTGCAATGTAAAAGACCGCGGCAGCTGAAAATGGATCGCTTTTTGCTGATCGGGCAGTTGAAAGGCATATTCCTTCGTCTGATCGGATATATTTTCGATGATTAGTGTGTCTTGCTTCTGCTCACTATTGTCACCAATTTTGCCAAAGCGCAATAAGGATTGATAGATCAGCGTGTCTGTATTGATCGCTTCCTGCGCATTTACTTTTCCTGCACCTTGCGCAGTTGGTTCAAAAGCCTGAAATGGATCAGCGGTTGTCAGCAGAGCGGCTTTTAATTGTTTCGGTGTCCAGTCTGGATGGGCTTCTTTCAGTAAGGCTATCACGCCGGCGACATGGGGAGCCGCCATGCTCGTACCGCTAAGTTTCTGATAACCGCCGGGTACTGTACTTAAAATAGCGGCACCCGGTGCTACCACTTCCGGTTTAATCGCCCAGTTAACGGTGACAGGTCCGCGCGAACTAAAATCTGTTACGGTATCCTGGACATGCTGGTATTCGAGGTTCAAGTAGCCTGGGTTGTGCTTGAGCCATTCGCCATCTTCCTTCGTTATCGCTGCCACAGGAATCGTGATATTTGGATCAATGCCACCTTGAAACATGCCGTCTTCATTATTAGCGATTAGTAAAGCAGCGGCTCCTTTTTCCTGTGCCTCATAAGCCAATTGCGTAAAAGGAATCTCGCCTCGCTCTATTATTAAAATCGTATCATGTGCAATCTTATCTGGATTGTTTGTCACCTTCATATCTCTGGCAAAATCCCATGGCTGTGAGCCTTGCATCGGTAACATGTTAATTTTTTTGTCATGGAATCGTTCATATAAATAGGCAGATTCCATTGCTGGTGTCGATGCACCGACAGAAATGACATGGTCAGCTGTGGCCGGCGAACCTACTGTCCATAGATCTGGACCAGTATTCCCGTTGGCGATAACGACGGCCACTCCTTCATCGGCAGCACGATTAACAGCAACACTCGTCGGCCAATCCGGTCCATTAATCGAATTACCTAAAGATAAGTTGATTATATCCATCCCATCTTTGACCGCTTTTTCGATAGCAGCCATCACTTGCACAGACGTCCCGGTTCCACCCGGGCCAAGGGCGCGATAGGCATATAATTCAGCATCAGGCGCTATTCCTTTCATCTTGCCATTGGCTGCAATCACGCCAGCGACATGACTGCCATGCAATGTAGGAATACCCTGATCCGGTTTGGTCTCCATTGGGTCTTCATCAAAATCGACCAGGTCGAAGCCACCTTTGAAATTTGGCTGCAAGTCTGGATGGGTATAATCAATGCCTGTATCAATCACGCCAACCTTGACGCCTTTTCCTGTATAGCCTGTCTCATTCGGGATAAGGAAGGGAATGCTTTGATTGATGTTCTCCTCGGTTTGCTGGGTTTGATAGTTTTGCACCGGATAGGTCTGTTTGAAATAACTGTTTTCTTTAATATCCTCTAAGTTTTTCGGGTCTGTTTTTATTGCTATGCCATTAAATATCGTGTCATAAATCGATAATATCTCCACACTAGGATGATATGTTTCGATTTCTTCTGCCACCTGATGAGGATCCCCTTCTACTTCTATAATAAAAGGTAATGGCTGCTCGGTATGTATCGATGTAAAAAGGAATAAAGATAAGATAAATGACACGACAAGCACTCCTTCCACTAGATAGGAGTATTGTTAACTTGGGTTGGAAAAGATATGTATGGAAGATGGAGAAAATTGCTGATAAGAACATGGGATATGTTGGTTAGAAAAAACAACTGAAACGCGGTGACCGGGTTCCAGCTGTTTTGATTGGTGTTATTTTGTTCCGAATAATCGGTCTCCTGCATCGCCTAGCCCTGGTACGATGTAACCTTTTTCGTTCAGTTTCTCATCAAGAGCACCTAGGTAAATGTCGACATCAGGATGTTCTTTTTGAAGGACTTCAATGCCTTCCGGTGCTGCAATCAGACACATTAGTTTAATGTTCGTTGCGCCACGCTTTTTCAAGGAGTGGATGGCGTCATTTGCTGATCCGCCTGTTGCTAACATCGGGTCAATTACGATCAATTCACGTTCTTCTATATCTGAAGGCAATTTAATATAATACTCTGTTGGTGTAAATGTTACTGGATCACGATACAAGCCGACATGTCCTACTTTTGCAGCTGGGATCAGTTTCAAGATTCCGTCCACCATACCTAATCCAGCTCGCAAAATTGGAATTAATCCAATTTTCTTACCACTGATCACTTTCGTTGTTGCTTGTGTGACCGGTGTTTCGATCGTCGTTTCTTCAAGAGGCATGTCCCTTGTAATTTCAAATGCCATTAAAGTTGACACTTCGTCTACTAACGCGCGGAATTCTTTCGTTCCCGTGTTTTTATTTCGTATGTACGTTAACTTATGCTGAATTAACGGATGATCCAAAACAAATAATTTACTCATGAGGATACCTCTCCTTTAACAATTAATATTCCATAACCCACAATATTCATCCTTAAAATTGTACAGAAAATCAGATGCTGATGCAAGTGTCATGTTAAATTATTTTCAATTGGTGCTGGAGGCTTGCGCTATGTGGCGTGAGCAGGGTTTTTGATCGTGGTAGGGTTGTGGTTGGAAATATTTACTTTGGGATTCGTGCTGGGGGAGGTGGGGTGGGTGGTGCTTTGCGGTGGGTCATTCTATCGGACAATTGTTAGGTGCTCGACTCTCTTTTTGGCCGGTTAAGCACTTCTATCGGACAAACAGTGCCTCTTCGATCCTCTTTTTTGCCGTTTGAGCTCTTCTATCGGACAAGCGGGACCTCTTTGATCCTCTCTTTGTCCGTTTGAGCTCTTCTATCGGACAAGCGGGATCTCTTCGACCCTCTTTTTGGCCGATTGAACCCTTCTATCGGACAAGCGGGACCTACTTGACCCTCCTCTTGGCCGATTGAACCCTTCTATCGGACAAGCGAGACCTACTTATCCCCCTTTTTTGGCCGATTGAATCTTCTATCCGGTCAATTTTCACCTGCATGACTTGGACTTAGCAATTTACGGCTTGCTGGTCACGTTATTCATTAATAAAAACTGGACATAACTCCGATTAATAAACAACTTCCTATAATATGGATTATGTCCACAAAGGCTGTATTGCTGAATGGTCATTTTGATATAATTTATCTGCTCAGCAAAGCTCCGGAAATAGGCTCCGCGTCCTGTGGGAACGGCTTCAGCTAGGCTACAACTTAAAAATGCTTCTTTGCTGCCTTGTGCCGAGAAAGTTCACTTCGAAGCAATGCTTGTAGACACAGGCACAAATGAAGTGGATCTTCAGCTCGCGCTGAGGCATGAGGAGTCTCCGCCTATTTCCTACGCTAATGGGAAGTACTACAACGATTGGAACAGCTAGAAGCAGTGGTGCTAAGCAATGTATTACATCAATTAAGATGTAATTTTGCAGGTAGTGCCTCATATCCTAGCTATCGCATAAATTGTAGATCTATAAATCAGCGTAGGCCAACCACGGAGACTCCCGCGGGACAGGCAGGTGCTGAAGATCCACAACGTCTGCACCTGCGTCTTCTAGTAACGCTTCGAAGTAAGCTTCCTCGGTGCAAGGCAGCAGAGAAGTGATTCGTGTAGTAGCCTAGCTTCAGCCGTGCCCCGCAGGACGCGGAGTGGTTGGACGAAGCGGTATCTCAGCACATTATATATATCAATATGGATGCTTGGCTAGCGATGGCTGACATAATCCATATCATAGGAACTCAACTCTTCCTATTCAATATAATTACTGCTGTGACTGCACTTTTCTTGTCTAAAAAAAGACGTGATCTCATTGATCACGTCTTTCGTTATTTATTGATATAAAGGGAATTGCTTTGTTAATGCTGCTACGCGTTCGCGTGCTTCATTCAGTGTTTGTTCGTCTTCTGGATTTTTCAACGTCAGGGCGATGATTTTTGCTACTTCTGCCATTTCATCTTCACCGAAGCCACGGGAAGTGACAGCTGCGGTACCAACACGTACACCGCTTGTTACGAACGGACTTTCCGGATCGAAAGGAATCGTATTTTTGTTCGTTGTGATTCCTACTTCGTCTAGTGCTTTCTCAGCAACTTTACCAGTTAGATTTAATCCACGAACATCTAATAATAACAGATGGTTGTCCGTTCCGCCTGATACAGTGCGGATGCCTTCAGCTTCTAATACTTCGCCGAATTTTTTGGCATTTTTAATAATATTCTCACCATATGTTTTGAAAGACGGTTGTAATGCCTCTTTGAATGCTACTGCTTTTGCTGCGATGACATGCATTAACGGACCACCTTGCATACCAGGGAATACAGTCTTATCAATCTTCTTACCGAACTCTTCTTTACATAAGATCATACCGCCGCGAGGTCCTCGCAATGTTTTGTGTGTCGTTGTTGTAACGAAATGTGCATGAGGAACCGGATCTGGATGTAATCCTGTTGCAACAAGACCAGCAATATGTGCCATATCTACCATTAAATAAGCATCTACCTCGTCTGCGATTTCACGGAATTTAGCAAAATCAATTTGGCGGGAATACGCACTCGCGCCAGCTACAATCAACTTAGGCTGTACTTCTTTCGCTTTCGCTAATACGGCGTCATAATCAATTTGTTCGGATTCCTGATTCACACCATAGTCTACGAAATTAAACAATTTACCGCTGAAGTTAACCGGGCTGCCGTGTGTTAAGTGCCCACCATGGCTTAGGTTCATACCAAGCACAGTATCACCTGGTTCTAAGATCGTGAAGTACACTGCCATGTTGGCTTGTGCACCAGAGTGTGGCTGCACATTTACGTACTCTGCTCCAAACAGTTCTTTGGCACGATCACGCGCTAAGTCTTCTGCCACATCAACATGCTCACATCCACCATAATAACGACGGCCTGGGTAGCCTTCTGCGTACTTGTTCGTTAAAACTGATCCTTGTGCTTCCATTACTGCTTCTGAAACAAAGTTTTCGGATGCGATTAATTCAATTTTGTCATTTTGACGTTTACGTTCATTTTCGATTGATTGAAAAATTTCTGCATCAAAGTTTTTTACGTGGTCCATTTGTTAGCTCCCCCTAAAAGTTCATTATTCGTTAATTCTATGATCCATCTCTAAAATAACATCATTCAGTAAATAAATCTAGAGATTTTCACGAATAAAAAAATAAAATACGCACCTTTTATTCGTGAATAACGAACAATTGCGTATTTTATCCTATTTAATCAAGCTAAAGTGGGACTTTGATCAGCAGGTGTTTTTGCCCCCGCTGATCATTAGCAAGGTGTCAGCGTCTGTCTACTCCCACTTTGCTTCTTTCTAATACTTGAAGCGGTCTTATTGATAAACAGCTCTCGGTCCGCCGATTAACTTCGGTCGCGTTCGAGCATTCGTTGTGCGGGCATGCCCGACGTAGCGTTTCTCCATACGAAGCGGCACAGCTACCGGTTTCAAGTGCATACCAATCATGGTTTCACCGATATCAATACCGGCATCAGCCTGTATCGATTCAACGAGGACAGCATCCTCGATATGATCGAATGCATAGGAAGCCATCGCGCCACCTGCTTTTCGGACAGGGCGGACAGCTACTTGTGTCAATTGACGTTCCCGAAGATGCGACTTTTCGATAACAACCGCACGATTTAAATGTTCACAGCATTGAAAACAAAGAGAAACACCTGTCTTCTCCTGCAAACGGGTCAGTTCCTGAAAAACCATCGCCGCTACTTCTTCACTGCCTGCCGTTCCGATTCGCTCACCAGCGACTTCGCTCGTCGAACAGCCGACGATGAACAAATCACCTTCTGAAAGAATTGCTTGTGAAATCCATTCATCCACTATTGATCTTACATCCTGTGCCCATTGATCTAAATTCATGGATTTCCCCTCTCTTTCTGTTAGTTATTTTCGTAATCTGCTACTTTGCCGATACGGTTGGCATGACGTCCACCTTGAAAATCTGTTCCTAACCATTCTTTGACAATTTCTCTTGCCAGACCAGGACCAATGACACGTTCTCCCATTGTGATCATGTTGGAGTCATTGTGTTCACGCGTTGCCTTCGCACTAAAAAGGTCATGCACAAGGGCCGCGCGAATACCTTTTACCTTGTTGGCCGCAATCGACATGCCAATACCGGTACCGCAAATTAAGATACCACGATCGAATTCCCCACTCGCCACTCGTTCTGCAGCTGGTATGCCATAATCAGGATAGTCTACTGAATCAGCGCAGTTACAGCCGATATCTTCATACTCAATATTCAATTCTTCCAATAATGAAACGATTTCTTTTGAGAGATTAATCCCCCCGTGATCTGATGCCAAAATGACTTTCATACTGTTTCAAGCTCCTTTTGAAAAAGTTGTTGTTTAGCTTAGCTTAAATTGGCCGATTTTTAATTTCAAGTTTTGTGCTTGCTGTTCGAGTGAAATCGCCAATCCTTCTAAACTTTCAGCGAAGTTAGCCTGTTCTTCGATGGTAGCTCGCATTTCTTCTGCCCCTGCCGATGTTTCTTCCGCAATCGCTGCCACGTTTTGGGACTTCGCCTGGGTTGCTTCGATTTCCTGCAGCTGATGGTCGACCAGGTCCGAAATTTCTTTTATGGCACCCGCTACTTGAAGTACGGAGGTCGACATATGATCGATGACAGCTGTTGTTTGTTCGCCTTTTTGGACTTCGCCTCTCGCTTCGTCCACTTGCGTGCGCATATTCGTTACGACTAACTCGACATCCTTTTGCATAGCTTGGATTAATTCCGAGATAGTTTTGACCGCGTCTGAGCTTTGATCCGCCAATTTTCGCACTTCTTCGGCAACGACAGCGAAACCTCGGCCCTCTTCCCCTGCACGCGAAGCTTCAATGGAGGCATTAAGTGCTAACAGGTTGGTCTGTTCACTAATATCACCTACTAAAGAAATGACATTCTCTACTTCCTTGGCATTTTGTGACAATCGATTAACATCATGGAGCGCATGGTCCTGATTATCAGCAAGCTGGGTAATACCTGTGACTAACTGACTAATTACGTCTTTCGATTGATTCAATTGCTCGACCATTTCATTCGATTTCCGTTGTGATTCTTCTGCTTTCTGATCGACCTGGGTGGCGAGTCTCGTAGAATTCTCCACGGCTTCCGCTGTCTGCTGAATCGCTTCAGACGTTTCTTCTGCACCAGCAGATATTTGGCCAACGGTATCCTCTAACGTATTGGTCTGCTCCTTCGTATTCGAAGCCGCTTCTTTCATCTTATGTACCGATTCTGTCGTTTCCGAGGCATGCTGATCAATATCAAGCAAAACTGTTTTTAGCTGACCGACCATTTTTTGAAAAGCAATGGTTAGGGCTGCCACCTCGTCACCTCTTGATTTCGGAGACTCGATTTCCTGATTCAAATCTCCTTCCGCCACTCGCTCGGCGACTTCCTTCAGCTTGGTTAATGATTTCGTGATAAATCCTGCTGCAGCAAACGCCAGAATGCCGGACCAGATAATTCCTAATAATAATGTCGCTAATACGTAGACCATCTCCGGAATCTGGATGATGGGCCGAATGACTTCCTGTAGAAAATAGATAAAGAAAGCACTGGTGGAATAGGTAATAACAGCTAGTAACGTCGTGAAAACCACCAGTTTAATGCGTAAACTTGCACCTTTTTTTGCTTGTTCCATATGGAGTCCTCCTAAGGTAAAAACATGACTTTTTATCTATTTTCATTCTCCATCTTTTTGACTAATTGTGCAAGATAATTATCTAATTCTTCATAAGTTTTTTGATAAGTCATGATATTTCCGCCAAAGGGATCACTAATATCGACATTCTGTACCTTTTTCTCGAGTTTATTGATCTTTCTGATAACATCTGCTTGCATTTCTTTTCCAACCAGCTTCTGATCTTCGAGCTGCGCATACGCTTCTTTCAGCTCTGTCCATGCTTGTTCATAATCTGGATCGATGTATTCTTTCAGCGCATAAATCTTGTTCGTTGCCGCTTGGTATTGTTGTTTTAACAGATCACGGTGGTTCTGCGTCATTGTCAGGACCAGATCCGCCCACTCCAGCAAGGAATCCGTAACAGGCTGCGATTGATGCAGAAAAGGGATACCTTTCGCATGCAGCACTTCTTTCGTACCTTGGGAGGCATCGGCACCTTCTCCAGCAAAAATACCAGCTGATTGGACATTCCATTCACTTCTATGCTGCATGATCGCCTGAGCCATCGGACTTCTGCACGTATTACCCGTACATACAAATAATATATTGGTCATGTTGGTTCCTCCATTTTTGATGATCCACCTCTATTATAGCATATGGAGGATGTCTCTCGCAGTGTTTACAACAGCACGACCAAGCCGAAGCCAAACAGAATAACACCGCCCAATAATTCACTGTACGTACCTAATAAATGATGGGTCCGTCTCCCGATCAATAAGGCTGTCCATGTTAACACCATACTGAATAAGCCAAACATCGTGATCGCAAAAGCAGTAGCGGCACCAGATAAACCAAGCGATAAACCGATCGAAAAACTGTCAAGACTGACACTGAAAGAAAAGATAAACAGTCCAAAGCCAACCGGTGCTAATATTGGTTTCTGCTGTTTCATAAAGGTTTGGCATATCATTTGAAAACCGATCGCACATAACAATAACCCCGCTGCCAATATCGCGATACTTTCAATTTTGCTGGACAGAATCGAGCCGAGCATTAATCCGATAAACGGCATCACAACATGAAAAATTCCGACGACAAAACCGATCAGCAATATTCGTTTAAGACGGATTGCCTGCATTCCAATTCCCAACCCGACTGAAAAAGCATCCATCCCTAATGCAAACGCCATGCATATAATCGATACGATTTCATTTATTGACGCCACCATAAAAAAGCCTCCTTCGCCGTCAAACAAAACAATTGGACAAAACTGTCCCCTTGTCCCATTTTTATGCTAGGAGGCTTTGTTATATGTTTTATTGTTGCTTCTTCTCATAAGTAGCTGCTTTGGACAGCCTGTTCATAATAGCTGCGCCGATTCCTGCTTGTGTAAATGTTTCGGCCAAAATGATATCCACATCTGTATCATTAAAATAGCGCAGTGCGTAATACAACTTTGCTGCCACTTCCTCTAAGTGGTCTCTGCTGCCACACGCATAATCGTGATCTGCAGCGAGTTGCGTCAACCGTTCATTACTGGCAATGACTCCAACCTTTTTTCCTTCTTGCTGATAGCTTTGGATCTGCGCTTGGAAAAATGCTGAATCGCCACTAATTAAAACGAGCGGTGCATCCGGTTCATAATGATTATATTTCATGCCTGGCGATTTCGGCTGTGCTTCTTGTTCTGTCAGTGTCCCTGCCAGTTCTACTCGTCCAACCGCCTGTTCGATGTCCTGCTTGGTGACACCACCTGGTCGCAGGATAACAGGGACTTCTCCAGTTGCATCGACTACAGTTGACTCAAGCCCAATGCCCGTTGCACCGCCATCGATAATGGCTGCAATTCTGCCATTTAAATCCTGATACACGTGACTAGCGGTCGTCGGACTTGGCTTACCGGACAGATTGGCGCTC is a genomic window of Gracilibacillus salinarum containing:
- a CDS encoding low molecular weight protein arginine phosphatase, with translation MTNILFVCTGNTCRSPMAQAIMQHRSEWNVQSAGIFAGEGADASQGTKEVLHAKGIPFLHQSQPVTDSLLEWADLVLTMTQNHRDLLKQQYQAATNKIYALKEYIDPDYEQAWTELKEAYAQLEDQKLVGKEMQADVIRKINKLEKKVQNVDISDPFGGNIMTYQKTYEELDNYLAQLVKKMENENR
- a CDS encoding manganese efflux pump MntP, producing MVASINEIVSIICMAFALGMDAFSVGLGIGMQAIRLKRILLIGFVVGIFHVVMPFIGLMLGSILSSKIESIAILAAGLLLCAIGFQMICQTFMKQQKPILAPVGFGLFIFSFSVSLDSFSIGLSLGLSGAATAFAITMFGLFSMVLTWTALLIGRRTHHLLGTYSELLGGVILFGFGLVVLL
- a CDS encoding TIGR01440 family protein, which produces MNLDQWAQDVRSIVDEWISQAILSEGDLFIVGCSTSEVAGERIGTAGSEEVAAMVFQELTRLQEKTGVSLCFQCCEHLNRAVVIEKSHLRERQLTQVAVRPVRKAGGAMASYAFDHIEDAVLVESIQADAGIDIGETMIGMHLKPVAVPLRMEKRYVGHARTTNARTRPKLIGGPRAVYQ
- a CDS encoding L-threonylcarbamoyladenylate synthase, with product MKTEFLDATPSALQQAAQWLQAQDVVAFPTETVYGLGADATSEPAVAKIFQAKGRPADNPLIVHVHGRDQIARYVTDVSLMAQTLIDQFMPGPFTIILKSNGTVTPTVTAGLDTVAIRIPAHPVARDLIEAAALPIAAPSANLSGKPSPTTASHVYQDLNGRIAAIIDGGATGIGLESTVVDATGEVPVILRPGGVTKQDIEQAVGRVELAGTLTEQEAQPKSPGMKYNHYEPDAPLVLISGDSAFFQAQIQSYQQEGKKVGVIASNERLTQLAADHDYACGSRDHLEEVAAKLYYALRYFNDTDVDIILAETFTQAGIGAAIMNRLSKAATYEKKQQ
- a CDS encoding methyl-accepting chemotaxis protein, whose protein sequence is MEQAKKGASLRIKLVVFTTLLAVITYSTSAFFIYFLQEVIRPIIQIPEMVYVLATLLLGIIWSGILAFAAAGFITKSLTKLKEVAERVAEGDLNQEIESPKSRGDEVAALTIAFQKMVGQLKTVLLDIDQHASETTESVHKMKEAASNTKEQTNTLEDTVGQISAGAEETSEAIQQTAEAVENSTRLATQVDQKAEESQRKSNEMVEQLNQSKDVISQLVTGITQLADNQDHALHDVNRLSQNAKEVENVISLVGDISEQTNLLALNASIEASRAGEEGRGFAVVAEEVRKLADQSSDAVKTISELIQAMQKDVELVVTNMRTQVDEARGEVQKGEQTTAVIDHMSTSVLQVAGAIKEISDLVDHQLQEIEATQAKSQNVAAIAEETSAGAEEMRATIEEQANFAESLEGLAISLEQQAQNLKLKIGQFKLS
- the glyA gene encoding serine hydroxymethyltransferase — protein: MDHVKNFDAEIFQSIENERKRQNDKIELIASENFVSEAVMEAQGSVLTNKYAEGYPGRRYYGGCEHVDVAEDLARDRAKELFGAEYVNVQPHSGAQANMAVYFTILEPGDTVLGMNLSHGGHLTHGSPVNFSGKLFNFVDYGVNQESEQIDYDAVLAKAKEVQPKLIVAGASAYSRQIDFAKFREIADEVDAYLMVDMAHIAGLVATGLHPDPVPHAHFVTTTTHKTLRGPRGGMILCKEEFGKKIDKTVFPGMQGGPLMHVIAAKAVAFKEALQPSFKTYGENIIKNAKKFGEVLEAEGIRTVSGGTDNHLLLLDVRGLNLTGKVAEKALDEVGITTNKNTIPFDPESPFVTSGVRVGTAAVTSRGFGEDEMAEVAKIIALTLKNPEDEQTLNEARERVAALTKQFPLYQ
- the rpiB gene encoding ribose 5-phosphate isomerase B, whose product is MKVILASDHGGINLSKEIVSLLEELNIEYEDIGCNCADSVDYPDYGIPAAERVASGEFDRGILICGTGIGMSIAANKVKGIRAALVHDLFSAKATREHNDSNMITMGERVIGPGLAREIVKEWLGTDFQGGRHANRIGKVADYENN